In a single window of the Cupriavidus sp. P-10 genome:
- a CDS encoding accessory factor UbiK family protein, producing MKPTDLFNDLQNKVSEALRNSPARDIEKNVRSMMTQGFARLDLVTREEFDVQSQVLARTRSRLEELEARVAELERRAGIPPGAGAVDSTGGA from the coding sequence ATGAAACCGACCGATCTCTTCAACGACCTGCAGAACAAGGTCAGCGAGGCGCTGCGCAATTCGCCGGCAAGGGACATCGAGAAAAACGTGCGCAGCATGATGACGCAGGGCTTTGCCCGCCTCGACCTGGTCACCCGCGAGGAATTCGACGTCCAGTCGCAGGTGCTGGCCCGTACCCGCTCCCGGCTCGAGGAGCTGGAAGCCCGCGTGGCCGAACTGGAGCGCCGTGCGGGCATCCCGCCGGGCGCCGGCGCAGTGGATTCGACCGGGGGCGCATGA
- a CDS encoding P-II family nitrogen regulator — protein MKLIIAVIKPFKLDEVREALSDVGVSGITVTEVKGFGRQKGHTELYRGAEYIVDFLPKVKIEVAVPDDVVERAIEAVEKSARTGKIGDGKIFVAPIEQVIRIRTGETGGDAL, from the coding sequence ATGAAACTCATCATCGCAGTCATCAAGCCGTTCAAGCTCGACGAGGTGCGTGAAGCGCTGTCGGACGTGGGCGTGTCCGGCATCACCGTGACCGAAGTGAAAGGCTTCGGCCGCCAGAAGGGCCATACCGAGCTGTACCGCGGCGCGGAGTACATCGTCGACTTCCTGCCCAAGGTGAAGATCGAGGTGGCGGTGCCCGACGACGTGGTCGAGCGCGCCATCGAGGCGGTCGAGAAATCGGCCCGCACCGGCAAGATCGGCGACGGCAAGATTTTCGTGGCACCGATCGAGCAGGTCATCCGCATCCGCACCGGCGAGACCGGCGGCGATGCCCTGTGA
- a CDS encoding YifB family Mg chelatase-like AAA ATPase, whose protein sequence is MSLAVLGSRALTGIAAPPVRVETHLANGLPVFTIVGLADTGVRESRERVRAAILNSGYEFPNRRITVNLAPADLPKESGRFDLAIALGILAASGQIPADALDHHEFAAELSLSGELRPVRGALAMAMGLAQDNAARHGAGAAPRAFLVARDNGSEAALIEDLAVHAAATLREVCEHLGALPDARLPRAAPAALPQSVASGPDMRDVRGQAQARRAMEVAAAGKHSALLVGPPGTGKSMLAQRLPGLLPPMSLQEALESAAVMSLTPGGFRTALWGQRSCRAPHHTASGPAMVGGGGNPRPGEISLAHHGVLFLDELPEFDRRVLEVLREPLESGRITIARANGHADFPASFQFVAAMNPCPCGYLGHPDRPCRCTPDQVRRYQSRISGPMLDRIDLQVEVPAQDQGEMLDGPPGEPSAAVRERVLAARMLQLTRQGKPNSELGGREIEQHCVPEPQAQALLRGAMTRLAWSARSYFRVLKVARTIADLEGAAVLSAEHVAEAIQYRRALRMASG, encoded by the coding sequence ATGAGCCTCGCCGTCCTGGGTAGCCGGGCGCTGACCGGGATCGCGGCGCCGCCGGTGCGCGTCGAGACCCACCTGGCCAACGGCCTGCCGGTCTTCACCATCGTCGGGCTGGCCGACACCGGCGTGCGCGAGAGCCGCGAGCGCGTGCGCGCCGCCATCCTCAACAGCGGCTACGAGTTCCCCAACCGCCGCATCACCGTCAACCTGGCGCCGGCCGACCTGCCCAAGGAGTCCGGCCGCTTCGACCTGGCGATCGCGCTGGGCATCCTGGCCGCCAGCGGCCAGATCCCGGCCGATGCGCTCGACCACCATGAATTCGCCGCCGAGCTGTCCCTGTCCGGCGAGTTGCGGCCGGTGCGCGGCGCGTTGGCCATGGCGATGGGCCTGGCGCAGGACAACGCCGCGCGCCACGGGGCCGGCGCCGCCCCACGCGCGTTCCTGGTGGCCCGCGACAACGGCTCCGAAGCGGCCTTGATCGAAGACCTGGCGGTCCACGCCGCCGCCACGCTGCGCGAGGTGTGCGAGCACCTCGGCGCCCTGCCCGACGCCCGCCTGCCGCGCGCCGCCCCCGCCGCGCTGCCGCAATCGGTTGCCAGCGGCCCCGACATGCGCGACGTGCGCGGCCAGGCGCAGGCGCGCCGAGCCATGGAAGTGGCAGCCGCAGGCAAGCACTCGGCCCTGCTGGTCGGCCCGCCCGGCACCGGCAAGTCGATGCTGGCCCAGCGCCTGCCGGGCCTGCTGCCGCCGATGTCGCTGCAGGAAGCACTGGAATCCGCCGCGGTCATGAGCCTGACGCCCGGCGGCTTCCGTACCGCGCTGTGGGGCCAGCGCTCCTGCCGCGCGCCGCACCACACCGCGTCGGGCCCGGCCATGGTTGGCGGCGGCGGCAACCCGCGCCCCGGCGAGATCTCGCTGGCGCACCACGGTGTGCTGTTCCTGGATGAACTGCCGGAGTTCGACCGCCGCGTGCTGGAAGTCCTGCGCGAGCCGCTGGAATCCGGGCGCATCACCATCGCCCGCGCCAACGGGCATGCCGACTTCCCTGCCAGCTTCCAGTTCGTGGCGGCGATGAACCCGTGCCCGTGCGGCTACCTGGGCCATCCTGACCGCCCCTGCCGCTGCACGCCCGACCAGGTGCGGCGGTATCAGTCGCGCATCTCCGGGCCGATGCTCGACCGGATCGACCTGCAGGTGGAAGTGCCCGCCCAGGACCAGGGCGAGATGCTCGACGGCCCGCCCGGCGAACCCAGCGCCGCGGTGCGCGAACGCGTGCTGGCGGCGCGCATGCTGCAGCTGACCCGGCAAGGCAAGCCCAACAGCGAACTGGGCGGGCGCGAGATCGAGCAGCACTGCGTGCCGGAGCCGCAGGCACAGGCGCTGCTGCGCGGGGCGATGACGCGGCTGGCGTGGTCGGCACGCTCCTACTTCCGTGTACTGAAGGTGGCGCGCACGATTGCCGACCTGGAAGGCGCGGCGGTACTGAGCGCCGAGCATGTAGCCGAGGCGATCCAGTACCGGCGCGCGCTGCGGATGGCATCCGGCTAG
- the nagA gene encoding N-acetylglucosamine-6-phosphate deacetylase codes for MKGNILTPAGWVFGEIRAGPDGRIERIDGVSATPDGNDAPYVLPGFVDLLNHGGGGKDFMDGEAAVPAILRAHVRFGTTSLLGSTMTAPPEVLLPALQALDRASRARPTGAARMLGVHLEGPYINPGKLGAQPDASAIATPAQLEQYLDAAPIRVVTLAPELPGHLDIIRALAARGVRVQLGHTLGTYEDAVAALEAGASGFTHLFNAMTPLQHRAPGMVAAALAHAEFAELIPDLVHVHPGAIRAALRAIPRLYAVTDATAAAGMPDGVYHLGSQTVYKSDGSVRLADGTLAGSVLTMDQALRNLVAIGLDLADAARRVSLYPAQYLGLSDRGALAAGCWADAVVLDRALAVRSVYVEGECCVENA; via the coding sequence ATGAAAGGAAACATCCTGACGCCGGCAGGCTGGGTCTTCGGCGAGATCCGTGCCGGCCCGGACGGACGCATCGAGCGCATCGACGGCGTGTCTGCCACCCCCGACGGCAACGATGCCCCGTACGTGCTGCCGGGGTTTGTCGACCTGCTCAACCACGGCGGCGGCGGCAAGGACTTCATGGACGGCGAGGCGGCGGTGCCGGCGATCTTGCGCGCGCATGTGCGCTTTGGCACCACCAGCCTGCTGGGCAGCACCATGACCGCGCCGCCGGAGGTGCTGCTGCCGGCACTGCAGGCGCTGGACCGTGCCAGCCGCGCGCGGCCGACTGGCGCGGCGCGCATGCTTGGCGTGCATCTGGAAGGGCCGTATATCAATCCCGGCAAGCTTGGCGCGCAGCCCGACGCGTCGGCCATCGCCACGCCGGCCCAGCTGGAGCAGTACCTGGACGCGGCGCCGATCCGCGTGGTCACGCTGGCGCCTGAGCTGCCCGGCCACCTCGACATCATCCGCGCGCTGGCCGCGCGCGGCGTGCGTGTGCAGCTGGGCCATACGCTGGGCACGTATGAAGACGCGGTTGCCGCGCTCGAGGCCGGCGCGTCCGGCTTTACCCACCTGTTCAACGCCATGACGCCGCTGCAGCACCGCGCGCCGGGCATGGTCGCGGCGGCGCTGGCGCATGCCGAATTTGCCGAGCTGATCCCGGACCTGGTGCATGTGCATCCCGGCGCCATCCGCGCCGCGCTGCGCGCGATTCCGCGGCTGTATGCCGTGACCGATGCCACCGCCGCGGCGGGCATGCCGGACGGCGTGTATCACCTCGGCAGCCAGACCGTCTACAAGTCGGACGGCAGCGTGCGGCTGGCCGATGGCACGCTGGCCGGCAGCGTGCTGACCATGGACCAGGCGTTGCGCAATCTCGTGGCGATCGGACTGGATCTGGCCGATGCCGCGAGGCGCGTGTCTCTGTATCCGGCCCAGTACCTGGGCTTGTCCGATCGCGGCGCGCTCGCCGCCGGCTGCTGGGCCGACGCGGTCGTGCTGGACCGCGCACTGGCGGTCCGCAGCGTCTATGTCGAAGGAGAATGCTGTGTCGAGAATGCCTGA
- a CDS encoding LysE family transporter gives MRWEVWLAYFAACWVIAVSPGSGAVLSMSHGLSYGLRRTSTTIFGLQTGLVIVLLIAGGGLGALLLASEQAFMVVKTVGALYLIYLGVQQWRAKVESGADGAADGAAGAGPVRVSVMSARRRFATGLLTNVTNPKGIIFMVAVLPQFIDPNHPLAPQLAILALTMCCVDLAVMHGYALLASRMQGLFRNARAVRWQNRFFGSVLMAVGAALFFVRRQHA, from the coding sequence ATGCGTTGGGAAGTGTGGCTGGCTTATTTCGCCGCCTGCTGGGTGATCGCGGTGTCGCCGGGATCGGGGGCGGTGCTGTCGATGAGCCACGGCCTGTCATATGGCTTGCGCAGGACCAGCACCACCATCTTCGGCCTGCAGACCGGGCTGGTGATCGTGCTGCTGATTGCCGGCGGTGGCCTGGGTGCGCTGCTGCTAGCCTCGGAGCAGGCATTCATGGTGGTCAAGACCGTGGGTGCGCTGTACCTGATCTACCTGGGCGTGCAGCAGTGGCGCGCCAAGGTCGAGAGCGGCGCTGACGGGGCCGCTGACGGGGCCGCGGGCGCCGGACCCGTGCGCGTGTCGGTCATGAGCGCGCGCCGACGGTTCGCCACCGGGCTGCTGACCAACGTGACCAACCCCAAGGGCATCATCTTCATGGTCGCGGTGCTGCCGCAGTTCATCGACCCCAACCACCCGCTCGCGCCGCAGCTGGCGATCCTGGCGCTGACCATGTGCTGCGTTGACCTGGCGGTGATGCATGGCTATGCGCTGCTGGCCTCGCGCATGCAGGGCCTGTTCCGCAATGCCCGCGCGGTGCGCTGGCAGAACCGCTTCTTCGGCAGCGTGCTGATGGCGGTGGGCGCGGCGCTGTTTTTCGTGCGCCGGCAGCACGCCTGA
- the zwf gene encoding glucose-6-phosphate dehydrogenase has protein sequence MPSTRSASSFGSADPRPLDLVIFGGAGDLSARKLLPSLYMCHRDGNLPDGTRIIGVGRHPWNAEAFVNFANDSAQGFVDARYLDPARWQAFLQRLDYVRLDASQPGDYPALAAQLRNDALRIFYMAMPPGLFAATCDNLAGHGLIADDTRLVLEKPLGVDLVSAISIGEVVSRYFTEDRTYRIDHYLGKETVQNLMALRFGNSIFEPLWRTPFVRSVQITVAETVGVGTRGGFYDEAGAMRDMVQNHLLQLVSILAMEPPASLNSDAVRDEKLKVLRSLRPMSAEDVRRNTVRGQYTAGAIAGELVRGYLQEAGIPPDSRTETFVAMRAELGTWRWNKVPFYLRTGKRMQERVTEVVIHFSEVPHSIFDSGSTLQPNRMVIRLQPEESVRLTLMVKQPGEGMKLKPLSLALNLDSAFTTRRAEAYERLLLDVIRGRLALFVRHDELQAAWTWVDPILEAWRQQDEGPRPYTSGTWGPAASSAFMAREGVQWSEEA, from the coding sequence ATGCCATCCACCCGTTCCGCCTCTTCCTTTGGCAGCGCCGACCCGCGGCCGCTGGACCTTGTCATCTTCGGCGGCGCCGGCGACTTGTCGGCGCGCAAGCTGCTGCCTTCGCTGTATATGTGCCATCGCGACGGCAACCTGCCTGACGGCACCCGCATCATCGGCGTAGGCCGCCACCCGTGGAATGCCGAGGCCTTTGTCAATTTTGCCAACGACAGCGCGCAAGGCTTTGTCGATGCCCGCTATCTCGATCCGGCCAGGTGGCAGGCCTTCCTGCAGCGGCTCGACTACGTACGCCTGGATGCATCGCAGCCCGGAGACTATCCCGCGCTGGCCGCGCAGCTGCGCAACGACGCGCTGCGCATTTTCTACATGGCGATGCCGCCGGGGCTGTTCGCCGCGACCTGCGACAACCTGGCCGGCCATGGGCTGATCGCCGACGACACGCGCCTGGTGCTGGAGAAACCGCTGGGCGTCGACCTGGTCTCGGCCATCTCCATCGGCGAAGTGGTCAGCCGCTACTTTACGGAAGACCGCACCTACCGCATCGACCATTACCTCGGCAAGGAAACGGTGCAGAACCTGATGGCGCTGCGCTTCGGCAACTCGATCTTCGAACCGCTGTGGCGCACGCCGTTTGTGCGCAGCGTGCAGATCACCGTCGCCGAGACCGTGGGCGTGGGCACGCGCGGCGGCTTCTACGACGAAGCCGGCGCCATGCGCGACATGGTGCAGAACCACCTGCTGCAGCTGGTCAGCATCCTGGCGATGGAGCCGCCCGCGTCGCTGAACTCGGACGCGGTGCGCGACGAGAAGCTCAAGGTGCTGCGCTCGCTGCGGCCGATGTCGGCTGAGGACGTGCGCCGCAATACCGTGCGGGGCCAGTACACCGCGGGCGCGATCGCCGGCGAACTGGTGCGCGGCTACCTGCAGGAAGCTGGCATCCCGCCCGACAGCCGCACCGAGACCTTTGTCGCAATGCGCGCCGAGCTGGGTACCTGGCGCTGGAACAAGGTGCCGTTCTACCTGCGCACCGGCAAGCGCATGCAGGAGCGCGTGACCGAGGTGGTGATCCACTTCTCCGAGGTGCCGCATTCGATCTTCGACAGCGGCAGCACGCTGCAGCCCAACCGCATGGTGATCCGGCTGCAGCCGGAAGAATCGGTGCGGCTGACGCTGATGGTCAAGCAGCCGGGCGAGGGCATGAAGCTCAAGCCGCTGAGCCTGGCGCTGAACCTCGACTCGGCCTTCACCACGCGGCGCGCCGAAGCCTATGAGCGGCTGCTGCTCGACGTGATCCGCGGCCGGCTGGCGTTGTTCGTGCGGCACGACGAGCTGCAGGCCGCATGGACCTGGGTCGATCCGATCCTGGAAGCGTGGCGGCAGCAGGATGAAGGGCCGCGGCCTTATACCTCGGGCACGTGGGGGCCGGCGGCATCGTCGGCGTTCATGGCGCGGGAGGGCGTCCAGTGGTCGGAGGAAGCATGA
- a CDS encoding ammonium transporter, translated as MKTWIKRFLTAGAMALAIGTAGVGMSAPAAAQDKPAAEASAPAASAAAPAAAAAAPAAAPAAAAPAAAPAEAAAAAPAAPQPNKGDVAWLLVATAFVILMTLPGLALFYGGLVRSKNMLSVLMQCLVIFSLVALLWAIYGYSFAFTEGNAFFGGTDRLFMKGLTVEAMAATFSKGVVIPELAFFAFQCAFACITCGLIIGAFAERARFSAVLVFVVLWFTFAYIPMAHMVWFWPGPDAYTDAAAGAAATAKSGWLFQKGALDYAGGTVVHINAAVAGLVGAYMFGKRIGFGREAIRPHSLTFTMVGASLLWFGWFGFNAGSGLEASAGAALAFVNTLLATCAAVLAWTFGEWISKGKPSMLGGASGAVAGLVAITPAAGFVGPMGSIVMGLVAGLLCLWGVSGLKRMLGMDDSLDVFGVHGVGGIVGALLTGVFAAPSLGGTGIYDYVANKVADDYSIAGQLWIQFEGVLTTVVWSGIVSFVAYKLVDMLIGLRVPEDEEREGLDITSHGETAYEV; from the coding sequence ATGAAAACCTGGATCAAGCGATTCCTGACGGCCGGTGCGATGGCGCTGGCCATCGGCACGGCGGGCGTGGGCATGTCCGCGCCGGCCGCCGCACAGGACAAGCCGGCGGCGGAGGCTTCGGCCCCGGCCGCCTCCGCCGCCGCCCCCGCTGCTGCCGCCGCGGCACCTGCAGCCGCCCCCGCCGCAGCTGCCCCGGCCGCCGCCCCCGCGGAAGCCGCTGCCGCCGCACCGGCCGCGCCGCAGCCCAACAAGGGCGACGTGGCCTGGCTGCTGGTGGCCACCGCCTTCGTCATCCTGATGACACTGCCCGGCCTGGCGCTGTTCTACGGCGGCCTGGTCCGGTCCAAGAACATGCTGTCGGTGCTGATGCAGTGCCTGGTGATCTTCTCGCTGGTGGCGCTGCTGTGGGCGATCTACGGCTACAGCTTCGCCTTCACCGAGGGCAACGCGTTCTTCGGCGGCACCGACCGGCTCTTCATGAAGGGCCTGACGGTGGAAGCCATGGCGGCCACCTTCAGCAAGGGCGTGGTGATCCCGGAACTGGCCTTCTTCGCCTTCCAGTGCGCCTTCGCCTGCATCACCTGCGGCCTGATCATCGGTGCCTTTGCGGAGCGTGCGCGCTTCTCTGCCGTGCTGGTGTTCGTGGTGCTGTGGTTCACCTTCGCCTACATCCCGATGGCGCACATGGTCTGGTTCTGGCCGGGTCCTGACGCCTACACCGACGCTGCCGCCGGCGCTGCCGCGACCGCCAAGTCGGGCTGGCTGTTCCAGAAGGGCGCGCTCGACTACGCGGGCGGCACCGTGGTGCACATCAACGCCGCCGTGGCGGGGCTGGTGGGCGCGTACATGTTCGGCAAGCGCATCGGCTTCGGCCGCGAGGCGATCCGTCCGCACAGCCTGACCTTCACCATGGTCGGTGCCTCGCTGCTGTGGTTCGGCTGGTTCGGCTTCAATGCCGGTTCGGGCCTGGAAGCCAGCGCCGGTGCCGCCCTGGCCTTCGTCAACACGCTGCTGGCCACCTGCGCCGCGGTGCTGGCGTGGACCTTCGGCGAATGGATCAGCAAGGGCAAGCCGTCGATGCTGGGCGGTGCCTCGGGCGCGGTGGCCGGCCTGGTGGCGATCACCCCGGCAGCCGGCTTCGTCGGCCCGATGGGCTCGATCGTGATGGGCCTGGTGGCTGGCCTGCTGTGCCTGTGGGGTGTGAGCGGCCTGAAGCGCATGCTGGGCATGGACGACTCGCTGGACGTGTTCGGCGTGCACGGCGTGGGCGGTATCGTGGGTGCGCTGCTGACCGGCGTGTTCGCCGCGCCCAGCCTGGGCGGCACCGGCATCTATGACTACGTGGCCAACAAGGTGGCGGACGATTATTCGATCGCCGGCCAGCTCTGGATCCAGTTCGAGGGCGTACTGACCACGGTGGTGTGGTCGGGAATCGTCTCCTTCGTCGCCTACAAGCTGGTCGACATGCTGATCGGCCTGCGGGTGCCGGAAGACGAAGAGCGCGAAGGCCTCGATATCACCTCGCATGGCGAGACCGCATATGAAGTCTGA
- a CDS encoding TorF family putative porin, whose protein sequence is MKKLALAVSAVVLSSAAATAVAQSTDAAPAPAAAAAEPASPHTFTANVSLVSDYRYRGISQTNLRPAIQGGFDYAHESGFYVGNWNSSISWLEDANPAVSAPVEMDFYGGFKNTFKVAGTEFNYDLGVLEYYYPGGYNNPRPYTTELYAGIGWGPVFLKYSHSVTNLFGWADSKNSYYVDLTANVPLNFWDLTLNAHVGYQGVRHNSDASYTDWKIGLTKDLGKGFALAVAYVDTNAKEVAYTSVNRGRYLGKATAWASITKTF, encoded by the coding sequence ATGAAGAAGTTGGCCCTTGCAGTCAGCGCGGTCGTCCTGTCCAGCGCCGCCGCCACCGCCGTTGCGCAGAGCACCGACGCGGCCCCGGCGCCCGCTGCCGCCGCTGCCGAGCCGGCATCGCCACATACCTTTACGGCCAACGTGTCGCTGGTCTCTGACTACCGCTATCGCGGCATCAGCCAGACCAACCTGCGCCCGGCCATCCAGGGTGGCTTTGACTACGCGCATGAGAGCGGCTTCTACGTGGGTAACTGGAACTCGAGCATCAGCTGGCTCGAGGACGCCAACCCGGCCGTGTCGGCGCCGGTCGAGATGGACTTCTACGGCGGCTTCAAGAACACCTTCAAGGTTGCCGGCACGGAATTCAACTATGACCTGGGCGTGCTCGAGTACTACTACCCGGGCGGCTACAACAATCCGCGCCCGTACACCACCGAGCTGTATGCCGGCATTGGCTGGGGCCCGGTGTTCCTGAAGTACTCGCACTCGGTCACCAACCTGTTCGGCTGGGCCGACAGCAAGAACAGCTACTACGTCGACCTGACGGCCAACGTGCCGCTGAACTTCTGGGACCTGACGCTGAACGCGCACGTCGGCTACCAGGGCGTGAGGCACAACAGTGACGCGTCCTACACCGACTGGAAGATCGGCCTGACCAAGGACCTGGGCAAGGGCTTCGCGCTGGCGGTGGCCTATGTCGACACCAACGCCAAGGAAGTGGCTTACACCAGCGTCAACCGTGGCCGCTACCTGGGCAAGGCGACGGCCTGGGCCTCCATCACCAAGACTTTCTAA